Proteins from a single region of Antechinus flavipes isolate AdamAnt ecotype Samford, QLD, Australia chromosome 2, AdamAnt_v2, whole genome shotgun sequence:
- the LOC127546614 gene encoding olfactory receptor 4D5-like, with the protein MNQTNATEVTKFILLGLSSSSELQLMFFFLFLVVYLLTILGNGLIIITVTCDHHLRSAPMYFLLCNLSFQDLCYSTVTVPKMLSHLITHHKTISFQGCMAQIFFFHFTGSAEIFILTIMAYDRYIAICRPLHYELIMSQRTCWVLAATSVLGGVIHSMTQMVLILRLPFCGPNELDNFYCDIPQVIKLACTNTFVVEILMVSNSGLVTLMCFILLLISYTVLLVRIRNHLAEGKSKALSTCASHLMVVTLVFVPCVYIYARPFQIFPADKLVSILYTVITPMLNPLIYTLRNSEMKSAMKRICNYSM; encoded by the coding sequence ATGAACCAGACAAATGCAACtgaagttacaaagtttattCTCCTGGGACTTTCTTCTTCCTCAGAATTACAActtatgtttttcttcctattcctGGTGGTGTATCTCCTGACCATCCTAGGAAATGGCCTCATTATTATCACAGTGACCTGTGATCATCACCTTCGCTCAGCCCCCATGTACTTTCTGCTCTGCAATCTTTCCTTCCAAGATCTTTGCTACTCTACTGTCACTGTACCCAAGATGCTGTCCCACTTGATCACTCACCACAAAACAATTTCCTTCCAAGGTTGTATGGCCcagatattttttttccatttcactggaAGCGCAGAGATATTCATCCTCACCATCATGGCATATGACCGTTACATAGCTATTTGCCGGCCCCTACACTATGAACTCATCATGAGCCAGCGTACTTGCTGGGTTCTGGCAGCAACATCAGTGCTGGGAGGGGTCATCCATTCCATGACACAGATGGTGCTCATCTTACGTTTGCCGTTCTGTGGCCCAAATGAGCTAGACAATTTCTACTGTGATATTCCACAGGTCATTAAGCTGGCCTGCACCAATACCTTTGTGGTGGAGATCCTGATGGTTTCCAACAGTGGCCTGGTCACTCTTATGTGTTTTATACTGCTTCTCATATCCTATACAGTCCTCTTGGTGAGAATAAGGAACCACTTGGCTGAGGGAAAGAGTAAAGCCCTGTCTACTTGTGCCTCCCACCTGATGGTGGTGACTCTGGTGTTTGTGCCCTGTGTCTACATTTATGCCAGGCCCTTTCAGATATTTCCAGCTGATAAGTTGGTGTCCATCCTTTATACAGTCATCACCCCAATGTTAAATCCCCTTATCTACACCTTGAGGAACTCAGAGATGAAAAGTGCCATGAAAAGGATATGCAACTATTCTATGTGA
- the LOC127546615 gene encoding olfactory receptor 4Q2-like: MGQGNQTVVKEFVLAGLSQTPIGQEGLFVLFFFFYIFTWVGNVLIMVTVASEARLHSSPMYFLLGNLSFLDLCYSSVTTPKLLVDFLAEKKLISYGQCIVQLFFLHVIGAAEMFLLTVMAYDRYVAICRPLHYTTIMKRGICCVLVIASWMGGFVHSTVQTILTVRLPFCGPNQVDNFFCDVPPVIKLACTDTFVIELLMVSNSGLISTSCFIVLISSYAAILLKIRSKEGRSKALSTCGSHLMVVTLFFGPCIFIYARPFSTFSVDKLVSVSYNVITPMLNPLIYTLRNKEVKSAMRKVWIKC; the protein is encoded by the coding sequence ATGGGGCAGGGAAATCAAACAGTGGTTAAAGAATTTGTTTTAGCAGGACTATCACAGACACCTATAGGACAAGAAGGGCTCTTtgtgttgttcttcttcttctatatttttaCTTGGGTTGGCAATGTACTCATCATGGTCACAGTGGCTTCTGAAGCCCGTCTGCATTCATCCCCAATGTATTTTCTGCTTGGCAACCTCTCCTTCCTGGACTTGTGCTATTCTTCAGTGACTACTCCCAAACTTCTAGTTGATTTCCTGGCAGAAAAGAAGCTCATCTCCTATGGACAATGCATTGTACAGCTCTTTTTCTTGCATGTCATTGGTGCAGCTGAAATGTTCTTACTTACAGTTATGGCTTATGACCGCTATGTTGCTATCTGTCGACCTCTTCACTATACCACCATCATGAAACGGGGAATATGTTGTGTATTAGTGATTGCCTCTTGGATGGGTGGCTTTGTACATTCTACAGTCCAGACAATCCTGACTGTCCGCCTGCCTTTCTGTGGACCAAATCAGGTAGACAACTTCTTCTGTGATGTTCCTCCAGTCATCAAACTTGCTTGCACAGACACCTTTGTCATTGAGTTGCTGATGGTATCCAACAGTGGCTTGATCTCCACCAGTTGTTTTatagtcttaatttcttcttatGCTGCCATTTTGTTGAAGATACGTTCCAAGGAGGGAAGGAGCAAAGCACTTTCCACTTGTGGCTCCCACCTCATGGTAGTGACACTCTTTTTTGGGCCATGCATCTTCATTTATGCTAGACCTTTCTCCACTTTCTCAGTGGACAAGTTAGTTTCTGTGTCGTACAATGTCATCACCCCCATGTTGAATCCACTCATCTATACCTTAAGGAATAAAGAAGTCAAGTCAGCAATGAGGAAAGTGTGGATCAAGTGTTGA